A single Prevotella sp. E15-22 DNA region contains:
- a CDS encoding DUF4295 domain-containing protein codes for MAKKTVATLHEGSKDGRAYSKVIKMVRSPKTGAYIFDEQMVPNEAVKDFFKN; via the coding sequence ATGGCAAAGAAAACCGTTGCAACCCTCCACGAAGGTTCGAAGGATGGTCGCGCTTACTCAAAGGTCATCAAGATGGTTCGTAGTCCAAAGACTGGTGCTTACATCTTTGATGAGCAGATGGTTCCCAATGAGGCCGTTAAAGACTTCTTCAAGAACTAA
- a CDS encoding cation:proton antiporter, producing MAELPTMIRDLALMLMVAGVVTLVFKKLKQPLVLGYIVAGFLVSPHMPYTTSVVDMSNIHLWADIGVMFLLFSLGLDFSFKKILKMGASPIISVVCIIFAMSILGVIVGHSFGWSKMNCIFLGGMLAMSSTTIIYKAFDDLGLRQQQFAGLVMSVLILEDILAIVMMVMLSAIASGSNPNGGQMLGAVIKIGFFLILWLIVGIFAIPLFLRRVRKLINSEVLLIVSLGLCCAMAVISTEVGFSSAFGAFIMGSILAETIEAERIEKLVEPVKNLFGAVFFVSVGMLVDPKIIVDYALPIFTLVMTIIIGQAIFGSFSFLLGGESLKSAMRCGFSMAQIGEFSFIIASLGLSLGVIGNFLYPVVVAVSVITTFLTPYMIRLATPAYNALEKRLPTRIIKSLNHLSTSHPNTTEQSQWKRLLTQMTINTLVYSILSSAVIAVMFTFLLPFTRKLLPGWELHWYANAITGIITVLCISPFLRAMVMKKNRSEEFKTLWQESNRNRLPLLFTILVRVGIAVTFIFYICNYLSRFTPAIMITVGLLVIILIVSSKGIKRRSILLERLFINNLHSRDIEAQVQGKKKPLYEGKLLDRDIHIADFDVPYNSKWMGHTLRQLNLGRKYGVHISSILRGGFRLNIPDGNSIIYPYDRLQAIGSDDQLTTFRNAIETEILGEDTELEKREMKLRQLIICSNSPLIGKTLEESNIRRHYNCMVVGLEEGKENLSSISTARKFQEGDILWVVGEQDDLDILSRFCKS from the coding sequence ATGGCAGAACTACCCACAATGATTCGAGATCTTGCACTGATGCTCATGGTTGCAGGTGTGGTAACTTTGGTTTTTAAGAAGCTAAAGCAACCTCTGGTACTTGGTTACATCGTAGCTGGTTTTCTTGTTTCGCCCCACATGCCCTATACGACCTCAGTTGTCGACATGTCGAATATTCATTTGTGGGCAGATATTGGCGTTATGTTCCTATTATTCTCATTGGGTCTAGATTTCTCATTTAAGAAAATCTTGAAAATGGGAGCTTCGCCCATCATCTCAGTGGTATGCATCATCTTTGCCATGAGCATCCTTGGAGTCATTGTAGGTCATTCTTTTGGATGGTCCAAAATGAACTGCATCTTTCTAGGCGGAATGCTAGCCATGAGTTCCACCACTATCATATACAAAGCCTTCGACGACCTTGGCCTGCGCCAACAGCAGTTTGCAGGCCTGGTAATGAGTGTACTCATCCTAGAAGACATCTTAGCAATTGTTATGATGGTTATGCTAAGTGCAATCGCTAGTGGTAGCAATCCCAATGGTGGTCAGATGCTAGGTGCGGTAATAAAAATTGGTTTCTTCCTAATTCTTTGGCTTATAGTTGGAATATTTGCTATTCCATTGTTTTTGCGAAGAGTACGTAAACTCATCAACAGCGAGGTTTTACTCATCGTTTCCTTAGGGTTATGTTGCGCAATGGCCGTCATCTCAACCGAAGTAGGATTCTCATCTGCTTTTGGTGCCTTTATCATGGGAAGCATTCTGGCTGAAACTATTGAGGCCGAAAGAATAGAGAAACTTGTAGAGCCCGTAAAAAACCTATTTGGAGCCGTTTTCTTTGTCTCAGTTGGCATGCTTGTTGACCCAAAGATTATAGTTGACTATGCTCTGCCAATCTTTACCTTGGTAATGACCATCATTATAGGGCAAGCCATCTTTGGTTCGTTTTCCTTTCTGCTTGGTGGCGAATCTTTAAAGTCAGCCATGCGATGTGGTTTTTCTATGGCACAGATTGGTGAATTCTCGTTTATCATCGCCTCACTAGGTCTTTCACTTGGTGTCATAGGCAATTTTCTATATCCGGTTGTGGTAGCCGTATCCGTTATAACCACTTTTCTCACACCTTACATGATACGGCTTGCCACGCCGGCTTATAATGCATTAGAAAAACGTTTACCAACACGTATTATAAAGTCACTGAACCACCTATCAACAAGCCATCCTAACACTACCGAGCAGAGTCAGTGGAAGCGCCTTCTCACTCAGATGACGATTAATACTCTTGTCTACAGCATTCTCTCTTCGGCCGTCATCGCAGTCATGTTCACCTTTCTACTTCCATTCACACGCAAACTACTGCCTGGTTGGGAACTACACTGGTATGCCAATGCCATTACCGGCATCATCACCGTGTTATGTATTTCGCCCTTCCTCCGTGCCATGGTCATGAAGAAGAACCGCAGCGAAGAGTTTAAAACTCTATGGCAAGAGAGCAATCGCAACCGTTTACCCCTATTATTCACCATTTTGGTGCGTGTAGGCATCGCTGTGACATTTATTTTCTATATATGCAACTACCTTAGTAGATTCACCCCAGCCATAATGATTACCGTTGGTCTATTGGTCATCATATTAATCGTTTCATCAAAAGGCATTAAGCGTCGCAGTATCCTACTGGAACGACTGTTCATCAACAACCTTCATTCACGTGATATTGAAGCTCAGGTACAAGGAAAGAAAAAACCTCTATATGAAGGAAAGTTATTAGATCGAGACATTCATATTGCAGATTTTGACGTTCCTTACAATTCGAAATGGATGGGACACACATTACGTCAACTAAATCTTGGTCGCAAATATGGGGTTCACATCAGTAGCATACTTCGAGGAGGTTTCCGGTTAAACATCCCAGATGGCAATTCTATCATATATCCATATGACAGACTTCAAGCTATCGGCAGCGACGATCAGCTAACTACATTTCGTAACGCCATCGAAACCGAAATACTGGGAGAGGATACCGAATTAGAAAAACGTGAAATGAAACTCCGTCAATTAATCATTTGTAGCAATAGCCCATTAATTGGAAAAACCCTTGAAGAAAGTAATATACGTCGCCATTACAATTGTATGGTAGTAGGACTTGAAGAAGGAAAAGAAAATCTATCATCTATATCAACAGCCAGAAAATTTCAGGAAGGAGATATACTGTGGGTTGTTGGAGAGCAAGATGATTTAGATATACTATCAAGATTCTGCAAAAGTTAA
- the pepT gene encoding peptidase T, giving the protein MDITERFLNYTKFDTQSSEESETVPSTSKQLIFARYLKEELEEIGLQDVSLNDKGYIYATLPSNIKEEAPVIGFISHYDTSPDCSGANIKPHIVSNYSGGDIELSEGIMLSPSKFPELLQHIGEDLIVTDGHTLLGADDKAGIAEIVQAMVYLKEHKEIKHGKIRVAFNPDEEIGMGAHHFDVEKFGCEWAYTMDGGDVGELEFENFNAASAKITIKGVSVHPGYAKDKMLNASLLAAEFVGMIPADETPETTEGYQGFYHLTGMQTQTELAKLSYIIRDHDRNKFEDRKRFIQCIVDKMNKKYGDATVSAEINDQYYNMKEKIDPQMHVIDLVLRAMQESGVTPKVRPIRGGTDGAQLSFKGLPCPNIFAGGINFHGPYEFVPIQSMEKAMQVIVNICKLTAEYNS; this is encoded by the coding sequence ATGGATATTACTGAACGATTCCTTAACTACACAAAGTTTGACACCCAGTCATCAGAAGAGAGTGAGACTGTACCTAGCACCTCGAAACAACTTATTTTTGCTCGCTACCTGAAAGAAGAATTGGAAGAGATTGGTCTTCAAGACGTGTCACTCAATGACAAAGGATACATCTACGCCACCCTACCTTCTAATATCAAGGAAGAGGCGCCAGTTATTGGATTCATATCACACTATGACACGAGTCCAGACTGCTCGGGAGCCAATATCAAGCCACATATCGTGAGCAACTATAGTGGTGGAGACATTGAACTGTCCGAAGGTATCATGCTCTCACCAAGTAAGTTTCCAGAGTTGCTGCAACATATAGGCGAAGACCTAATTGTAACTGATGGTCACACTCTTCTGGGTGCCGATGACAAGGCCGGAATTGCAGAGATTGTGCAGGCCATGGTGTATCTTAAGGAACACAAGGAGATAAAGCATGGTAAGATTCGAGTAGCATTCAATCCCGATGAAGAAATAGGCATGGGGGCTCATCACTTTGATGTAGAGAAGTTTGGTTGTGAATGGGCATACACAATGGATGGAGGTGACGTAGGCGAACTGGAGTTTGAAAACTTCAATGCAGCCTCTGCCAAGATTACCATCAAGGGAGTGAGTGTGCATCCAGGCTATGCCAAAGACAAGATGCTGAATGCTAGTCTGCTGGCTGCCGAATTCGTTGGCATGATTCCCGCCGACGAGACTCCAGAAACAACAGAAGGCTACCAAGGCTTCTATCACCTGACAGGCATGCAGACACAAACAGAGCTAGCAAAGTTGTCATACATCATCCGTGACCACGATCGCAATAAATTTGAGGACCGCAAACGCTTCATCCAGTGTATTGTCGACAAAATGAACAAGAAGTACGGAGATGCCACAGTATCGGCAGAAATTAATGACCAGTACTATAACATGAAGGAGAAGATTGATCCTCAAATGCATGTCATCGACCTAGTGCTTAGAGCTATGCAAGAGAGCGGTGTCACTCCTAAAGTGCGTCCCATCCGTGGTGGAACCGATGGAGCTCAATTGTCATTTAAAGGGCTCCCCTGCCCTAACATTTTTGCCGGTGGCATCAACTTTCACGGTCCCTATGAGTTTGTGCCTATCCAATCCATGGAGAAGGCCATGCAAGTCATTGTAAATATCTGTAAACTCACAGCCGAGTACAATTCATAA
- a CDS encoding GGGtGRT protein: MIRKVSFESYERRINQVLAALKENGINSIEEANEICEKAGVDPYQMCEETQRICFENAKWAYVCGAAIAIKKGVKSAAEAAEAIGIGLQSFCIPGSVADDRKVGLGHGNLAARLLREETECFAFLAGHESFAAAEGAIKIAEKANKVRKKPLRVILNGLGKDAAMIISRINGFTYVQTQFDYYTGEVKVVKEVPYSDGPRAKVKCYGADDVREGVAILWKENVDVSITGNSTNPTRFQHPVAGTYKKERVLAGKPYFSVASGGGTGRTLHPDNMAAGPASYGMTDTLGRMHSDAQFAGSSSVPAHVEMMGFLGIGNNPMVGATVSIAVEIDLALNKK, encoded by the coding sequence ATGATTAGAAAAGTATCATTCGAGAGCTACGAGCGTCGCATCAACCAGGTGCTGGCTGCTCTGAAGGAGAACGGCATCAATAGCATTGAAGAGGCTAACGAGATTTGTGAGAAGGCAGGCGTTGATCCCTATCAGATGTGTGAAGAGACCCAACGTATTTGCTTTGAGAATGCTAAATGGGCATACGTATGCGGTGCGGCCATCGCTATTAAGAAGGGCGTTAAGAGCGCTGCTGAGGCTGCCGAGGCTATCGGTATCGGTCTGCAGAGCTTCTGTATCCCCGGTTCAGTGGCTGACGACCGTAAGGTAGGTCTGGGTCACGGTAACCTGGCAGCTCGTCTGCTCCGCGAAGAAACCGAGTGTTTTGCTTTCCTGGCTGGTCACGAGTCATTCGCAGCTGCTGAGGGTGCTATCAAGATTGCCGAGAAGGCTAATAAGGTTCGTAAGAAGCCCCTTCGCGTTATCTTGAACGGCCTTGGTAAGGACGCCGCTATGATAATCAGCCGTATCAACGGTTTCACATACGTACAGACTCAGTTCGACTACTACACTGGTGAGGTTAAGGTCGTTAAGGAAGTTCCTTATTCTGACGGTCCCCGCGCTAAGGTAAAGTGCTACGGTGCTGACGACGTTCGTGAAGGTGTTGCCATCCTGTGGAAGGAGAACGTTGACGTGTCAATCACTGGTAACTCTACCAACCCCACCCGTTTCCAGCACCCCGTAGCTGGTACCTATAAGAAGGAGCGCGTGCTCGCTGGCAAGCCCTACTTCTCAGTAGCTTCAGGTGGTGGTACTGGTCGTACTCTGCACCCCGATAACATGGCTGCAGGTCCTGCTTCTTACGGTATGACTGATACTCTGGGTCGTATGCACTCAGACGCTCAGTTCGCAGGTTCTTCTTCAGTACCTGCACACGTTGAGATGATGGGCTTCCTGGGTATTGGTAACAACCCCATGGTAGGTGCTACTGTATCTATCGCTGTGGAGATTGACCTTGCTCTGAACAAGAAGTAA
- a CDS encoding iron-sulfur cluster assembly scaffold protein, whose protein sequence is MIYSKEVENMCVVAKGPNHGPAPIPEEGKWIQAKEIKDISGYTHGIGWCAPQQGACKLSLNVKDGVIQEALVETIGCTGMTHSAAMASEILPGKTILEALNTDLVCDAINTAMRELFLQIVYGRTQSAFSEGGLVIGAGLEDLGKGLRSQTGTLYGTVAKGTRYLELTEGYITKQFLDKDNQVCGYEYVHLGKMMEAIKDGMDANEAVKKFTGSYGRTTAEQGIVKAIDPRKE, encoded by the coding sequence ATGATTTATTCTAAGGAAGTTGAAAACATGTGTGTTGTGGCCAAAGGCCCCAACCACGGTCCTGCTCCCATTCCCGAAGAGGGCAAGTGGATTCAGGCCAAAGAGATCAAGGACATTTCGGGCTATACCCATGGTATTGGCTGGTGCGCTCCTCAGCAGGGTGCTTGTAAGCTAAGCCTGAACGTAAAGGACGGCGTTATCCAGGAGGCACTCGTTGAGACCATTGGCTGCACAGGTATGACTCACTCAGCAGCTATGGCTTCTGAAATTCTGCCTGGTAAGACCATCCTCGAGGCTCTGAACACCGACCTCGTTTGCGATGCTATCAACACCGCTATGCGCGAGTTGTTCCTGCAGATCGTTTACGGACGTACACAGAGTGCTTTCTCTGAGGGCGGTCTCGTAATCGGTGCTGGTTTGGAAGACCTCGGTAAGGGTCTGCGCTCACAGACTGGAACACTCTATGGCACCGTTGCCAAAGGTACCCGCTACCTGGAGCTCACCGAGGGTTACATCACCAAACAGTTCTTGGATAAGGACAATCAGGTTTGCGGTTACGAATACGTGCACCTGGGTAAGATGATGGAAGCCATCAAAGACGGCATGGACGCCAACGAGGCTGTGAAAAAGTTCACTGGCTCTTACGGTCGTACCACTGCTGAGCAGGGAATTGTTAAGGCTATTGACCCACGTAAAGAGTAA
- the htpG gene encoding molecular chaperone HtpG: MQKGNIGVTTENIFPVIKKFLYSDQEIFLREIVSNAVDATQKLKTLQEKGEFKGEIGDITVHVNLDIDKGTITISDHGIGMTEEEIDKYINQIAFSGVTDFLEKYKDNANNIIGHFGLGFYSSFMVSKKVEIITRSWKEGSKAVKWSCDGSPAYEIDDAKREAHGSDIILYIDDDSKEFLDKFKLEGLLNKYCKFLPVPVAFGKKTEWKDGKQVETAEDNIINNVEPLWTKTPSTLKDEDYKSFYRTLYPMHDEPLFWIHLNVDYPFNLTGILYFPRIKNSLELQKNKIQLYCNQVFVTDQVEGIVPEFLTLLHGVIDSPDIPLNVSRSYLQSDREVKKISTYITKKVSDRLKAIFNEDRKAYEEKWDDLKLFINYGILTEENFYDRAKDFSLFKDTEGKYFTFDEYKTLIETAQKDKDGNLVYLYATNKDDQYSYIKAAQNKGYSVLLFDGQLDVPCIQTLEQKFEKSRFTRVDSDTVDHLIQKEDKPKTDLSDTERDNLSAIFQTQMPKLDKAEFIVEVNALGSEQRPVVITQNEWMRRMKEMSRYQSGMGFYGQMPDTFNIVLNSDHPLIKRVLGDAQAQLSDELKPIEGEIKGQEARLAALNQQTEGKKPEEITQEIKDDKANTQKTIDEQKEKKEGVLRSFAEKNDVIHQLIDLALLQNGMLKGEALDKFLRRSVELIK, translated from the coding sequence ATGCAAAAAGGTAATATTGGGGTTACAACAGAGAACATTTTCCCCGTCATCAAAAAGTTTCTCTATAGCGATCAAGAGATTTTCCTGCGTGAGATAGTTTCAAACGCCGTTGACGCCACTCAAAAATTAAAGACCCTTCAAGAGAAGGGAGAATTTAAAGGTGAGATTGGAGATATCACTGTACATGTGAACCTCGACATAGACAAAGGCACCATTACCATTAGCGACCATGGTATCGGTATGACAGAGGAGGAGATTGACAAGTATATCAATCAGATAGCCTTCTCAGGCGTAACCGATTTCCTTGAGAAATACAAGGACAATGCCAACAATATCATCGGTCACTTCGGCCTTGGTTTCTACTCTTCATTCATGGTTTCTAAGAAGGTAGAGATTATTACTCGTTCATGGAAAGAGGGATCTAAGGCCGTAAAATGGAGTTGTGACGGTTCACCTGCCTACGAGATTGATGATGCTAAGCGCGAAGCTCACGGTTCAGACATCATTCTCTATATCGACGATGATTCTAAGGAATTCCTCGATAAATTCAAACTTGAGGGATTATTAAATAAATATTGTAAGTTCCTTCCCGTTCCTGTTGCCTTTGGTAAGAAGACCGAGTGGAAAGACGGCAAACAGGTAGAAACTGCCGAGGATAACATTATTAATAATGTAGAGCCGCTGTGGACGAAGACTCCCTCTACGCTGAAGGACGAGGACTATAAGTCGTTCTACCGTACACTCTACCCCATGCACGATGAACCTCTGTTCTGGATTCACCTGAACGTGGACTACCCCTTCAACCTCACAGGTATTCTTTACTTCCCACGCATCAAGAACTCGCTGGAACTGCAGAAGAACAAAATTCAACTCTACTGCAACCAGGTGTTTGTAACCGATCAGGTGGAGGGTATCGTACCTGAGTTCCTGACCCTGCTTCATGGTGTTATCGACTCACCCGACATTCCTCTGAACGTGTCTCGTTCTTATCTCCAGAGCGACCGTGAGGTCAAGAAAATCTCTACCTATATTACCAAGAAGGTATCTGACCGCCTGAAGGCTATTTTCAATGAAGACCGCAAGGCCTACGAGGAGAAATGGGACGACCTAAAACTCTTCATCAACTACGGTATCCTAACCGAGGAGAATTTCTATGACCGTGCCAAGGACTTCTCGCTCTTCAAGGATACAGAGGGGAAATACTTCACTTTTGACGAGTATAAGACACTCATCGAAACTGCCCAGAAGGATAAAGACGGCAACCTCGTTTATCTCTATGCCACAAACAAGGACGACCAGTATTCTTATATCAAGGCTGCCCAGAACAAGGGTTACTCAGTATTGCTTTTCGACGGACAGCTTGACGTCCCCTGTATCCAGACCTTGGAGCAGAAGTTCGAGAAGAGTCGTTTTACCCGTGTTGACTCTGACACTGTAGATCACCTCATCCAGAAAGAAGACAAGCCCAAGACTGACCTGAGTGACACAGAGCGTGACAATCTGTCAGCCATATTCCAGACACAGATGCCCAAACTCGACAAGGCTGAGTTTATCGTTGAGGTCAACGCCCTGGGTAGCGAGCAGCGTCCTGTTGTCATCACACAAAACGAGTGGATGCGTCGTATGAAGGAGATGAGCCGTTATCAGAGTGGCATGGGCTTCTACGGACAGATGCCCGACACATTCAATATCGTGCTGAATAGTGACCACCCCCTGATTAAGCGTGTACTTGGCGACGCCCAGGCTCAACTGAGTGACGAGCTCAAACCCATCGAGGGTGAAATCAAAGGACAGGAAGCTCGTCTGGCTGCGCTGAATCAGCAGACAGAGGGTAAGAAGCCAGAGGAAATCACACAGGAGATTAAGGATGACAAAGCCAACACCCAAAAGACTATCGACGAGCAGAAAGAGAAGAAGGAAGGCGTGCTACGCAGCTTTGCTGAGAAGAACGACGTCATTCATCAGCTCATTGACCTGGCCTTGCTTCAGAACGGTATGCTAAAGGGCGAAGCGCTCGATAAGTTCCTGCGACGTAGCGTAGAACTTATCAAGTAG
- a CDS encoding EFR1 family ferrodoxin (N-terminal region resembles flavodoxins. C-terminal ferrodoxin region binds two 4Fe-4S clusters.) has protein sequence MIFYFSGTGNTRWVAEELAKKTGEKLLCIPDELKGECSYFLQEGERLGFCFPVHGWQPPRIVKDFINKVTFSFKSPIYIYTILTCGDNIGQALELFKKELDKKRLQISSAYSLIMPESYVCLPFMYTDAPENELNKIHKATIELTRIANEIISRESGIVRINTGKFPWILSHVIGAYFNAFMISDKKFFVEENICIHCRKCEKTCPIGNIFIKNGLPHWHHNNICTNCLSCYHHCPKHAINYGKITRKRGQYFFGHTINNH, from the coding sequence ATGATTTTTTATTTTTCAGGAACTGGCAACACGAGATGGGTTGCCGAAGAACTAGCAAAAAAAACTGGAGAAAAACTCCTCTGTATTCCAGACGAACTTAAAGGTGAGTGTTCATACTTTTTACAAGAAGGAGAAAGACTCGGCTTTTGTTTTCCCGTACATGGATGGCAGCCACCCCGGATTGTTAAGGATTTTATAAACAAAGTTACGTTTTCATTTAAATCACCCATCTATATTTATACAATTTTGACATGCGGAGACAACATTGGACAAGCCTTGGAATTATTTAAGAAAGAACTTGACAAGAAGCGTCTTCAAATTTCAAGTGCGTATTCACTTATCATGCCTGAATCATACGTTTGTTTGCCATTCATGTACACTGACGCACCAGAAAACGAGCTTAATAAAATTCATAAAGCAACAATTGAATTAACGCGTATAGCAAATGAAATTATTAGTCGAGAGTCTGGTATTGTCAGAATAAACACTGGCAAATTCCCTTGGATACTAAGTCATGTGATTGGAGCCTATTTTAATGCTTTCATGATAAGTGATAAAAAATTCTTTGTAGAAGAAAATATTTGTATTCATTGCAGGAAATGCGAGAAAACATGCCCCATAGGAAACATCTTTATCAAAAACGGCCTACCCCATTGGCACCATAATAACATTTGCACAAATTGCCTAAGTTGTTATCATCACTGCCCAAAACATGCTATCAATTATGGAAAAATCACGCGTAAACGGGGACAATACTTTTTTGGTCACACAATAAACAACCATTAA
- a CDS encoding ROK family protein, with the protein MNEQALLKPFVIGLDLGGTNSVFGIVDSRGDIKATTAIKTGGYNNAEDYVNACITALQPIIEQVGGIEKIKAMGIGAPNANYYKGTIEYAPNLPWAHNGVVPLAKMFSERLNNIPVGMTNDANAAAIGEMVYGVARGMKNFIVITLGTGVGSGIVVNGQLLYGHDGFAGELGHVTMVRGESGRLCGCGRTGCLEAYCSATGVARTARELLTTTDRPSILRDMNIEDITSLDVSIAAGKGDILAKEIYEFTGKMLGEACADFAAFSSPEAFIFFGGMVKAGELIMNPIRESYESHVMEIFKGKAKFLISGLDGASAAVLGASAVGWEIQ; encoded by the coding sequence ATGAACGAACAAGCACTTTTGAAGCCATTTGTAATTGGCTTAGATTTAGGAGGTACTAATTCTGTTTTTGGAATAGTAGACTCAAGAGGCGACATTAAAGCAACCACAGCGATAAAAACAGGAGGCTACAACAATGCAGAAGACTACGTAAACGCTTGTATTACTGCCTTACAACCCATCATTGAACAAGTTGGTGGTATTGAAAAAATAAAAGCAATGGGAATAGGCGCACCTAATGCAAACTATTATAAAGGAACAATTGAATATGCTCCTAATCTACCATGGGCACACAATGGTGTAGTCCCTCTTGCCAAGATGTTTAGCGAAAGATTAAACAATATTCCTGTTGGAATGACAAATGATGCTAACGCCGCAGCAATCGGCGAAATGGTTTATGGTGTTGCTCGTGGAATGAAAAACTTCATTGTAATAACATTAGGAACTGGTGTTGGCTCTGGCATCGTTGTAAATGGTCAGCTTCTATATGGACACGATGGATTCGCAGGGGAATTGGGACATGTAACGATGGTTCGCGGTGAATCAGGACGTCTATGCGGATGTGGACGTACAGGATGTCTCGAGGCATATTGCTCTGCCACAGGTGTTGCACGTACTGCCCGTGAATTATTAACAACAACAGACCGTCCTTCAATACTTCGCGACATGAACATTGAAGATATCACATCTCTTGATGTTAGTATAGCCGCTGGCAAGGGTGACATATTGGCAAAAGAAATATATGAATTTACAGGAAAAATGCTAGGAGAAGCTTGTGCAGACTTTGCAGCATTCTCATCTCCAGAAGCATTTATTTTCTTTGGCGGAATGGTTAAAGCTGGTGAACTAATTATGAACCCCATTCGCGAATCATACGAATCTCACGTAATGGAAATTTTCAAAGGTAAAGCAAAATTCTTAATTAGCGGACTCGATGGCGCTTCTGCTGCAGTGCTCGGTGCCTCTGCTGTTGGTTGGGAGATACAATAA
- a CDS encoding LysE family translocator, whose amino-acid sequence MLNTIPNILDIAFKGLLIGIIASAPMGPVGVLCVQRTLNKGRWYGFVTGCGAAMSDIIYAGVTGLGMGLVVDFVSNDTNRFYLQIVGSLMLLLFGLYTYRTDPTKNMRKPGQNKGTLTHNGITAFLVTLSNPLIIFLFMALYAQFAFGLQPERPIEMVAGFLSIVAGALVWWWGLTWLVDKIRTKFDTNGIRIINQIIGMLVILGSVVILLSTLTSLHLYNIF is encoded by the coding sequence ATGCTCAATACCATACCCAATATATTAGATATAGCATTTAAAGGATTGCTCATTGGCATTATCGCTTCCGCACCAATGGGACCAGTTGGAGTACTTTGTGTACAGCGCACATTGAACAAAGGGCGTTGGTATGGATTTGTTACAGGATGTGGCGCTGCGATGAGTGATATTATCTATGCTGGTGTTACCGGGTTGGGAATGGGTTTGGTGGTTGATTTTGTAAGCAATGATACAAATCGGTTCTATCTGCAAATTGTGGGTAGTTTGATGCTGCTTTTGTTTGGGCTCTATACCTATCGGACAGATCCGACGAAAAATATGCGAAAACCGGGGCAGAATAAGGGTACGTTAACGCATAATGGTATAACTGCGTTCTTGGTGACACTTAGTAATCCGCTAATTATTTTCCTTTTTATGGCACTTTATGCTCAATTTGCTTTTGGTCTGCAACCAGAAAGACCTATTGAGATGGTTGCGGGATTTTTGAGCATTGTAGCTGGCGCATTGGTATGGTGGTGGGGGCTGACATGGTTGGTTGACAAGATCCGTACAAAGTTTGATACCAACGGAATTCGCATAATAAATCAGATTATTGGCATGCTGGTCATTTTGGGCAGTGTAGTTATTCTTCTGTCTACACTGACGAGTTTGCATTTGTATAATATCTTCTAG
- a CDS encoding DUF4924 family protein has translation MFIAQELRKKNIAEYLLYMWQVEDTIRAFGCSLSRIRREYIDRFDYDNEQKDEEADWFGNLIKMMNEEGCREHGHLQINKVTLQLLTELHQQLLSSSKFPFYNSAYYKVLPFIVELRNRGDNKEVGEIETCLNLLYGVMMLRLQKKEITPNTEHAVKEVSSFIGMLTDYYAKDKEEPLDF, from the coding sequence ATGTTTATTGCACAGGAATTACGTAAGAAAAATATTGCGGAATACCTGCTCTATATGTGGCAGGTCGAGGATACTATCCGCGCTTTTGGATGCTCGTTGTCACGTATCCGTCGAGAGTATATTGATCGTTTTGATTATGATAATGAGCAGAAGGATGAGGAGGCTGATTGGTTTGGAAACCTTATAAAGATGATGAATGAGGAGGGCTGTCGTGAGCATGGACATCTTCAGATTAATAAGGTAACACTACAATTGCTCACTGAGTTGCATCAACAGCTTCTGAGTTCTTCTAAATTTCCTTTCTATAATTCTGCATATTATAAGGTTCTACCTTTTATCGTCGAATTGCGTAATCGTGGTGACAATAAAGAAGTAGGGGAGATTGAAACTTGTTTGAATTTGCTTTATGGTGTGATGATGTTACGACTTCAGAAAAAAGAGATTACACCTAATACGGAACATGCAGTGAAGGAGGTTTCCTCTTTTATTGGCATGCTAACTGACTATTATGCGAAAGATAAAGAAGAACCGTTAGATTTTTAA